The Microterricola viridarii nucleotide sequence CGCTGGCCATGTTCCTCGAGACGGTCCTGGTGGACGGCGCAGAACTCCCCCGCTTCGCCCCGGTCGACCTGGCGGCCGAGTAGCAGCACGCGACCAGACGGTCACGGCGCCCTGTGCGCCATCGACTAGTCGGATGCCGGCCGCTGGCGCTGCCTCTTCGTCTCCGAGCGCTGGCTCTTGGCAGCCAGCCGGCGCCGGTCCGACCCGCGGGTGGCCTTCGTCGCCCGCCGGCGCGGCCCGTCGGGGGCCAGGGCCCCGGCGAGCAACTCGGCGAGCTTGGCCAGGGCGATCTCGCGGTTGCGCAGCTGCGAGCGCTGCTCGGAGGCGGCCACTGTGACCACCCCGCCGACGAGCCGACCCTGCAGCCGGTCGAGTATCCGCTGCCGTTGGCTCTCGGAGAGCACGCCGGAGCCGGCGACATCCCAGAACAGCTCGACCCGGCTGTCCGAGGTGTTCACGTGCTGGCCGCCGGGGCCGGAGGAGCGCGAGAATCGCCAGCCGAGTTCCGTCGCCGGAATCGTCAACGCGGGCGACACCTCGAGATCCATGCTTCAAGCATGCACTCTCGCGGCGCCTAGCGCGCGCGGTTGCGCCACGCCTTCCACGCCCCGGTGCTCCAGAGCGCCCACAGCACGAGCAGCGGCTGGAACAGCAGGCGGATGCCGCGGGCCCGGTCGGAGTCCAGACCGAAGGCGTCGGAGTGCGTCAGGTACTGCGAGATGTTGCCGGGGAAGACCGCCACGAAGAACGCCGCGACCACCCAGCCGACGCTCACCCGGCGCTTGCGGAGCAGGAGCAACGCCGTGCCGAGGGAGATCTCGACGACGCCGGAGGCCAACACCACGACATCCTTACTGGCCGGCAGCCAGTCGGGCACCTGCGCGGTGAACTCCTGCCGGGCGAACGTCAGGTGGCTGACCCCGGCGAAGACCAGGAACACGCCGAGGGCGACCCGTCCGACGGTGCGCGGAAGAGTGGACCGCACTGCCACCTCGCGGTCAGCCATGCGCCGCAACCTCGAGCGCCAGCACCAGCACGCCGAGCAGGGCGAGGGCCAGGAGCACGGCGAGCTGCTGCCAGGGGCCGATCGCGGTGCGCCGAATGGCGAGGAAGACGACCGCGACGAGCGTGGCGATGAGCAGGACGCTCGCGATGGTGAGCGCCGTGGTGACCGACCAGACGCCCACCGCAGCCAACACCAAGGCGAGGATCGGCAGCACGACGATCCCCACGGCGCCGACCGTGGAGCGGAGCATGTGCGTGACCTCCGCGCGGTCCGGCAGCGCGCTTCCCACGATCATGTGGGTGATCACCTCGGCGATGAATGCGGCCAAGAGCACGCCGAACACCGTGATGGAGAGAGTCGTCGCCGCGGCCTGGCCGGTGAGGTCGTGCGCATGGGACTGCAGTGCGATGATCACCGCCAGACCGGTGAAGGTCACGTAGATCTGTTCGCGCAGGCGGTCTGCAAGGTGCGTCTTCTTACTGCGGCGGTCTTCTGACACACCCCGAGCCTAGTCCTGCGAGGGCGAGGGGCGCCGAGACCTGGCCCGCAGCTGCAGCGCGAAGAGGAAGCCGAGCGCGAGGAAGCCGGCGGCGGCGTAGAGCGAGCTGCGCGCGGCATCCGCGAAACCGTCGGAGAGCGCGGTGGCAACGGCCGGGCCGGACTCCCCCAGTGTGCCGGTCGTGCCCTCCTCCCGGATCTGGCCGATCGTGCCGCCGGCGGAGAGCTCCGTCGCCTGCGCCAGCTGTTCGGCGGCGGCCGGTGGCAGGCCGGACACCGTGTCCAGCTGCGCCGGGATCGCGGTCGCCAACCCCGCCGCGAGCACCGCGCCGATGAGGGCCGTGCCGAGCGCCGAGCCGACCTGGCGCACCGTGCTCTGCGTCGCCGAGCCCTGGCCGGATTTCTCGGTCGGGATGTCGACCAGCACGGTCCCGGTCAGCTGGGCGGATGCCAGCCCGAGGCCGAGGCCGTAGACGACGAGCAGCAGGGCGATGAGCCAGGGCGCGGAGCCGGCGTGCAGGAACAGCGCCGTGAGGGTGACGCCGACGACCTCGATGCCCAGCCCGAGCAGCACGACGTTGGGGGCGCCCATCCGCTCGGAGAGGTGCCGCGCGGAGGCGCCGGAGAGGAAGGCGCCGACACCCATCGCGGCCAGCACGAGGCCGGCGCCGAGCGTGGTGAGACCCATCGCGTTGACGATGAACAGCGGCAGCACGAACAGGAGGCCGAACTCGCCGATCGCCACGCAGAGCGCGGTCAGGTTGCCCCAGGTGAAGGTGGGCACCGAGAACAGCTTGAGGTCGAGGATCGCCGAGCGCCCGTTGCGGCCGCGGTGGCGTTCCCAGAGCACGAACAGCACGATGCAGACGATGCCGATGAGGCCGGCGACCGGCACCGGCGAGACGGGGGCGGTGGTCGGCCACACCCAGCCGAAGATCTCGAACTCGGCGGTCGGCGCCCACCAGCCGAGCGAGCGGCCCTCGATCAGGGCGAAGACGATGCCACCGAAGCCGATCGCGCTGAGCAGCAGGCCGTCGACATCGAGGCCCGGCGAGGTGATGACGGCTCGGGTCTCGGTGACGGCGAGGAAGGCGCCGACCAGGATGATCGCGCCGAGCGGCAGGTTGACGATGAAGATCCACTGCCAGCTGAACGCGGTGGTCAGCCAGCCGCCGAGCAGCGGCCCGAAGGCGGCCATGCCGGAGATGACCGCGCCCCAGATGCCGAAGGCGACCGCCCGGTCCCGCCCGCGGAACGTGGCGTTCACGGTGGACAGCGTGGCGGGCAGGATCAGCGCGCCGCCGACGCCCTGCACGAGACGGGCGGCGATCAGCGTGCCGCCCGAGACCGAGAGGGCGGCGAGCAGGCTGCCCGTCATGAAGATCAGGATGCCGACGACGAGCATCCTGCGGCGTCCGAGTCGGTCGCCGAGCCGCCCGGCGGTGAGCAGCAGCGCCGCGAACACGACCGAGTAGATGCCGTTAACCCACTGCGCATCGCTCAGATCCAGGTGCAGGTCTTCGATGATGACCGGGAGCGCGACGCCGACAATGGTGCCGTCGAGCACGATCATCGACAGGGCGGCGGCCAGCACGCCCAGCCCGATCCAACGCCGGCGCCCGGACTGCGGGGGCGTGATGGACTCGTTCTCCGCGCCGTGGGACGGAGCGTGTGACTGTGACTGTGACTGTGACTGTGACTGTGACATCGACTGCCTTCGCGGCCAGCTGCGGCCGTGCCTTTCACCCTCAGCCTAAGGACAGCGGAGCCTGTCGGCGTCAACCATTAGTGTGATCCGCCGGCACAGGGGTGCCGCCGCCGTCCGGCGGCACCCCCGCCGTCAGCTGCTGAGGGCGGCCGTCGGAGAGGTGCGGGCCGCGCGCACGGCTGGCAGCAGGCCGGCGATCGCCCCGACCACGACCGTGACGGCGACACCGGCCACCAGCACCTCCGGCGGGATCGCCAGTGCCCAGCCGTTGGCCCGGGCGGCGATCGCCGTGATGAGCCAGCCGAGGGCGGTGCCGGCGAGCCCGCCGACGGCGGCCAACAGCACCGCCTCCAGCAGGAACTGCTGCCGGATGTGCCGCCTGGTTGCTCCGAGGGAGCGTCGCAGGCCGATCTCGCGGCGCCGCTCCAACACGGAGATGACCATGGTGTTGGCCACGCCGATGCCGCCGACGAGCAGCGCGATCGAGCCGACGCCGACGAGCAGCCCGGTGAACGCCTGGTCGACCGTGTTCTTCGCCGCGAGGGCGTCCGACTGCCGACTCACCTTCACCGCGCTCGGCTTCTCCGGGCTGACAGTGGCCGGCAGGAGCTTCCGCACCGCGGCGACGCGCGCGTCATCCGAGCGCTCGTAGATCGCCGTCGGGTGGCCGGTGTGCCCGAACAGGGACCGGGCCACCGGTGTGCCGATCAGCGCCATCGAGTCGAGCTCGGGCACGAGCAGCGAGGAGTCGAGGATGCCGAGCACCGAGAAGTGCGCCCCGCCGATCCACACCAGCGAGCCGGGGCTCTGAATGCCGAGCCGCTCGGCCGCCGCCCGGCCGAGCACGACGGTCGGGTACTCGGCGGTCGCCCCGTTCAACCAGGTGCCGGTCAGCATCTGCGCACCCGTCGCGTCCAGCAGCTCAAGGTCGACGGCGGCGACGCTCAGTCCGCCCGTGCGCGAGGGCGCGATCTCGGAGTTGCGGTACACCTGGACGCCGGCGAGGGTCGCTACCCCGCCGGCGTGCTGCACCCCGGGGATGCGGCGGATGGCGGCCACGGCCCCCTCGGCGAGCGGCACCTCCTCGCCGAGCAGGTCGGAGCCGCCCGTGACGGTGAGCATGTTCGTGCCGAGCTCGGACAGCCGCTGCTCGATCAGCGCCTGGCTCGACGTGGAGATGCCGATCACCGAGATCATTGCCGCGATGCCGATGGCGATGCCGAGCGAGGAGAGCACGGCGCGCAGCGGCCGCGCGCGCAGCCCGTGGAATCCGAGCGCGAGCAGGTCGCCGGGGCGCAGCCGTGAACGAGCCGGCGCCGCCGCTGGCCGGCTTGCCCGTGGCCGGCTCACGCCGCCACCCCGCGCTCGTCGGCCACGATCTCGCCGTCGCGCAGGCGCACCTGTCGCGGCATCCGTTCGGCCAGCTCCTGGTCGTGCGTGATGACGACGACGGTCGTGCCGGA carries:
- a CDS encoding DoxX family protein, encoding MADREVAVRSTLPRTVGRVALGVFLVFAGVSHLTFARQEFTAQVPDWLPASKDVVVLASGVVEISLGTALLLLRKRRVSVGWVVAAFFVAVFPGNISQYLTHSDAFGLDSDRARGIRLLFQPLLVLWALWSTGAWKAWRNRAR
- a CDS encoding DHA2 family efflux MFS transporter permease subunit is translated as MSQSQSQSQSQSHAPSHGAENESITPPQSGRRRWIGLGVLAAALSMIVLDGTIVGVALPVIIEDLHLDLSDAQWVNGIYSVVFAALLLTAGRLGDRLGRRRMLVVGILIFMTGSLLAALSVSGGTLIAARLVQGVGGALILPATLSTVNATFRGRDRAVAFGIWGAVISGMAAFGPLLGGWLTTAFSWQWIFIVNLPLGAIILVGAFLAVTETRAVITSPGLDVDGLLLSAIGFGGIVFALIEGRSLGWWAPTAEFEIFGWVWPTTAPVSPVPVAGLIGIVCIVLFVLWERHRGRNGRSAILDLKLFSVPTFTWGNLTALCVAIGEFGLLFVLPLFIVNAMGLTTLGAGLVLAAMGVGAFLSGASARHLSERMGAPNVVLLGLGIEVVGVTLTALFLHAGSAPWLIALLLVVYGLGLGLASAQLTGTVLVDIPTEKSGQGSATQSTVRQVGSALGTALIGAVLAAGLATAIPAQLDTVSGLPPAAAEQLAQATELSAGGTIGQIREEGTTGTLGESGPAVATALSDGFADAARSSLYAAAGFLALGFLFALQLRARSRRPSPSQD
- a CDS encoding ABC transporter permease, with amino-acid sequence MSRPRASRPAAAPARSRLRPGDLLALGFHGLRARPLRAVLSSLGIAIGIAAMISVIGISTSSQALIEQRLSELGTNMLTVTGGSDLLGEEVPLAEGAVAAIRRIPGVQHAGGVATLAGVQVYRNSEIAPSRTGGLSVAAVDLELLDATGAQMLTGTWLNGATAEYPTVVLGRAAAERLGIQSPGSLVWIGGAHFSVLGILDSSLLVPELDSMALIGTPVARSLFGHTGHPTAIYERSDDARVAAVRKLLPATVSPEKPSAVKVSRQSDALAAKNTVDQAFTGLLVGVGSIALLVGGIGVANTMVISVLERRREIGLRRSLGATRRHIRQQFLLEAVLLAAVGGLAGTALGWLITAIAARANGWALAIPPEVLVAGVAVTVVVGAIAGLLPAVRAARTSPTAALSS
- the arfB gene encoding alternative ribosome rescue aminoacyl-tRNA hydrolase ArfB, with the translated sequence MDLEVSPALTIPATELGWRFSRSSGPGGQHVNTSDSRVELFWDVAGSGVLSESQRQRILDRLQGRLVGGVVTVAASEQRSQLRNREIALAKLAELLAGALAPDGPRRRATKATRGSDRRRLAAKSQRSETKRQRQRPASD